One segment of Thioalkalivibrio sp. XN279 DNA contains the following:
- a CDS encoding cytochrome oxidase assembly protein translates to MNDTTQPKRRNLQAWGLFLLFFGPLAVAMFLYYGTDWRPGGTGNHGELVRPPQPTPVVTLPGTEAYPDGDGFLRDRWTLVYVARSPCEEACQEALYNGRQMRLALGRLMDRVERVYLFTTEPPEAGFLAAEHPDLVVVDATGAAGEALLTAFAGQDEGYWLVDPLGNVMMRYPADQTPKGMMEDIKKLLRLSRIG, encoded by the coding sequence ATGAACGACACGACGCAACCCAAGCGGCGCAACCTCCAGGCCTGGGGCCTGTTCCTGCTGTTCTTCGGCCCCCTCGCGGTGGCGATGTTCCTGTACTACGGGACCGACTGGCGCCCCGGCGGGACCGGGAACCACGGCGAGCTGGTCCGGCCGCCGCAGCCGACCCCCGTGGTCACGCTGCCGGGAACCGAGGCCTATCCCGACGGCGACGGCTTCCTGCGCGACCGCTGGACGCTGGTTTACGTGGCGCGCTCGCCCTGCGAGGAGGCGTGCCAGGAGGCGCTGTACAACGGCCGCCAGATGCGCCTCGCGCTGGGACGGCTGATGGACCGGGTCGAGCGGGTGTACCTGTTTACCACGGAGCCGCCGGAGGCGGGTTTCCTCGCGGCGGAGCACCCTGACCTCGTGGTGGTGGACGCGACCGGCGCCGCGGGCGAGGCCCTGCTGACGGCCTTTGCCGGCCAGGACGAGGGCTACTGGCTGGTCGATCCGCTGGGCAACGTCATGATGCGTTATCCCGCGGACCAGACGCCCAAGGGGATGATGGAGGACATCAAGAAGCTGCTCCGGCTGTCCCGAATCGGTTGA
- the cyoE gene encoding heme o synthase: protein MQTEVRKLPATSFAVRLGDYLELCKLKVVSLIVFTAVVGMFLAVPGMVPLDKLIFGTLGIGLAAASAAAINHVLDARIDAVMRRTRRRPLPTGHLTEAQALAFAVLLGVVSMLMLWFLVNPLTAVLTFISLIGYAIVYTAFLKRATPQNIVIGGAAGAAPPVLGWVAITGDIHAHALLLFLIIFTWTPPHFWALAIARKDEYAQVNIPMMPVTHGIEFTRLQILLYTILLFIVGLLPWLTGMSGWLYLLGAIGFGGGFLYYAVAMMRSDAPELPMKTFSYSITYLMGIFSFLLADHYVPALLG, encoded by the coding sequence GTGCAGACCGAGGTCAGAAAACTTCCCGCCACCAGCTTTGCCGTCCGGCTGGGCGACTACCTCGAGCTGTGCAAGCTCAAGGTGGTCAGCCTGATCGTGTTCACGGCCGTGGTGGGCATGTTCCTCGCGGTGCCCGGCATGGTGCCGCTGGACAAGCTGATCTTCGGCACCCTGGGGATCGGCCTGGCCGCCGCCTCGGCCGCCGCGATCAACCACGTGCTGGACGCGCGGATTGACGCCGTCATGCGCCGCACCCGCCGCCGCCCGCTGCCGACCGGCCACCTCACCGAGGCCCAGGCGCTGGCCTTCGCCGTGCTGCTGGGCGTCGTGTCCATGCTGATGCTGTGGTTCCTGGTCAACCCGCTGACCGCGGTGCTGACCTTCATCAGCCTGATCGGCTACGCCATCGTCTACACCGCGTTCCTCAAGCGCGCCACGCCGCAGAACATCGTGATCGGCGGCGCCGCCGGCGCTGCGCCGCCCGTGCTCGGCTGGGTCGCCATCACCGGCGACATCCACGCCCACGCGCTGCTGCTGTTCCTGATCATCTTCACCTGGACGCCGCCGCACTTCTGGGCGCTGGCCATCGCCCGCAAGGACGAGTACGCCCAGGTCAACATCCCGATGATGCCCGTGACCCACGGCATCGAGTTCACCCGCCTGCAGATCCTGCTCTACACCATCCTGCTGTTCATCGTCGGCCTGCTGCCCTGGCTGACCGGCATGAGCGGCTGGCTGTACCTGCTCGGCGCCATCGGCTTCGGCGGCGGCTTCTTGTACTACGCGGTGGCCATGATGCGCTCCGACGCGCCCGAGCTGCCGATGAAGACCTTCAGCTACTCGATCACCTACCTGATGGGCATCTTCTCCTTCCTGCTGGCCGACCACTACGTGCCGGCGCTGCTGGGCTGA